From the Rhinolophus sinicus isolate RSC01 linkage group LG02, ASM3656204v1, whole genome shotgun sequence genome, one window contains:
- the C1QL3 gene encoding complement C1q-like protein 3 — MVLLLVILIPVLVSSAGTSAHYEMLGTCRMVCDPYGGTKAPSTAATPDRGLMQSLPTFIQGPKGEAGRPGKAGPRGPPGEPGPPGPVGPPGEKGEPGRQGLPGPPGAPGLNAAGAISAATYSTVPKIAFYAGLKRQHEGYEVLKFDDVVTNLGNHYDPTTGKFTCSIPGIYFFTYHVLMRGGDGTSMWADLCKNNQVRASAIAQDADQNYDYASNSVVLHLEPGDEVYIKLDGGKAHGGNNNKYSTFSGFIIYAD; from the exons atggtgctGCTCTTGGTCATCCTCATCCCGGTGCTGGTGAGCTCCGCCGGCACGTCGGCGCACTATGAGATGCTGGGCACCTGCCGCATGGTCTGCGACCCTTACGGGGGCACCAAGGCGCCCAGCACCGCCGCCACTCCGGACCGCGGCCTCATGCAGTCCCTGCCCACCTTCATCCAGGGCCCCAAAGGCGAGGCCGGCAGGCCCGGGAAGGCGGGCCCACGTGGGCCCCCCGGTGAGCCCGGGCCACCGGGCCCCGTGGGTCCCCCGGGCGAGAAGGGCGAGCCCGGCCGCCAAGGCCTGCCGGGCCCGCCCGGGGCGCCCGGCCTGAACGCAGCCGGGGCCATCAGCGCTGCCACCTACAGCACGGTGCCTAAGATCGCCTTCTACGCCGGCCTCAAGCGGCAGCACGAAGGCTACGAGGTGCTCAAGTTCGACGACGTGGTCACCAACCTCGGTAACCACTACGATCCCACCACGGGCAAGTTCACCTGCTCTATCCCGGGCATCTACTTCTTTACCTACCACGTCCTGATGCGAGGAGGGGATGGCACCAGCATGTGGGCTGATCTCTGCAAAAACAACCAG GTGCGTGCCAGCGCGATTGCCCAGGACGCTGATCAGAATTACGACTACGCCAGCAACAGCGTGGTCCTCCATTTGGAGCCAGGAGATGAAGTCTACATCAAATTAGATGGCGGGAAAGCCCACGgaggaaacaacaacaaatacagcACATTTTCTGGATTTATTATTTACGCTGACTGA